Below is a window of Podarcis muralis chromosome 5, rPodMur119.hap1.1, whole genome shotgun sequence DNA.
GACCAGTGTAGGGATGGACAAATTTTTGTTAGTTCTGGTTTCTCTCAGGCTGAGCACACATTACTATTTACTTTGGCTTCAGTCTGCTCCCATCACTAGTGTTGGAAGCTGTAAAGACATGGTGTTAGCCACAATCTGTTAGGCTACAATTCtgcagtttcttgagaaatgctcCAGCGTTTTCCATCCAAAAGCTGCAATTAAAAGTGAGGCGTGTACAGTTCAGATTGCCATTGCAAGTGCACAGAGGACAGCTTCATTGCATTTGCTTcgccccaaaggatcctgggagcttcGTTTGTTGttagagagttgttaggagacccttatttccctcatggagctacagttcacaagagttccctgagaaaagagggattgattgtaaaaccactctggaaactgtagctcactGAGCGGAAAGAGGGCAGGGAggtatctcctaacaactcttcagcacccttaataaaacaacagatcccaggattctttggggggaagccatgactgtttaaagtagtatgatgctactttaaatgtatagtgcagaaggTTGCCCAGGCCTGCCAGATAGCCACCCTACACCCCCATTTCCAAGCAAATACAAAGAAAGTTTGCTTTTCTTCATTATTTTCCTTTCCAGAAGGGAAAGGAACAGGGGCTGTCTCCTttctcttgttctctctccctgcaaccaaaatggtcaaaggcctggaaacgaggccttatgaggaacggctaagggagctgggcatgtttagcctggagaagaggaggttaaggggtgatatgatagccatgttcaaatatataaaaggatgtcacatagaggagggagaaaggttgttttctgctgctccagagaagcggacacggagcaatggatccaaactacaagaaagaagattccacctaaacattaggaagaacttcctgacagtaagagctgttcgacagtggaatttgctgccaaggagtgtggtggagtctccttctttggaggtctttaagcagaggcttgacaaccatatgtcaggagtgctctgatggtgtttcctgcttggcagggggttggactcgatggcccttgtggtctcttccaactctatgattctatgattctatgattctatgctccaCTTGTGCCCTTGATGCACAGCTCATTCCCATCAGTTTACCTTCTGAGACAGGCCGATGCCAACAATAACATTTGGGTGGCATGGATAGCTAGTTTCATCCCATCTCTCAACCTGCGGTGCTTTCCAGGATTCGGGGCCCATAACTGTTTTGATGGTAATGCATCATGGGGAGGGGTTTCAAGATTGCACCAGGAGGAGTGTTTTAAACCTTCCCTTCCTAACTATCTCCTCATGGGGAAAAGCAGAAGCTCCCTTTGACTGCCTTTTGCCAAGGTGTTACTCTTCTTTCCCCATTCACAAATCCTCCCTAGAGCCAGCAAAGAAACCAGCAGGCTAAGCTGCTTTGCATTGCAGTGGCCCCTGGTGGATATATCAAAACACCacatcttttttgcttttttagaaTTCAAAGCTTATCCCTCTTATTAGAAAGCTAGAAAACCGTTTCCCAACCTCATGGGTTTGCAAGCAATTTCAGGCATGATTTTTGGCCAAAGCCACTATTTCCATAATGTCATTAAACTTTGGGAGTCTTCTGGGGACAGTTTGCAGTTATCCTAAAGATTAGCAGCTTTTGTGGGGAGCAATCTGGAGTCATTTCTCCAGATGCTTCTGTTGTAGCAAAATGGCATTTCCCCCTGCTCTTAAGATATCAAAAGTTGTTTCTGGTGAAaatgcagtgcttcccccccaaGCTGCAGCTACCATTGCTATGTGAATTGTGGTTTCGTGAGTATTGCACAATGCTGTGTTGCACAATTCTTTGGTAAATTTATTTAGCAGGAAGAGCTAATAAAACAACCCAAATGAATTTGTTCACCATGCTGCGGAACagttacataagaacataagaagagcctcctggatcaggccaatggtccatctactccagcactttgttctcacggtggccagatGCCTGTAGTTAACCTTCCAAGTTCCAAACGctacaacctttcctcataggagagtAGCTCCATCCCTTGATcttttggttgtccttttctgaaccttccccAACTCTGCAATTTAGGTAGGTAAAGCCTAGTAGGATTCAGCTGCTACATGCAGGCACATAGCTCATTCTTGGTCCCACAAACTGGGCCTTAGAATGGCTATCTCTCTGTTTCTATCCCCAAAAAAGCCTGAAATCCTTGGTTGCTGTCTGTGAGTCCATTAAGAACAGCACCCTGAATATGCTTCCATGAAAACCATCCAAGGTCATCTAGCAAGATACTTAGAAGCTTATCCTGAATTTGATCACAGGAGAGCTATGCCTCTGTGGTGGGGAGAGTGTGATTCTTGGCCCAGGGGCATGATCTTAACAATCGGTAGAGTTGTATCCATGAAAGCAAAGAGCTGGGGCCATCCAATTTCTCTTTTATCTCTGTCACATTTCATCTCCAGAGCTCTGCTCATtatttgctttctgctgctccagatcaGATAACCTATCTACTCTTGTCAAGCTGGGCATGGTGCCAATCCTTGCATTGTCCTCACCTCGGTATGTCTCAAATCGCTCCCCTTGCTAGCCCTTCTTTTCCCACTGAAAGTTCCTGTTCTTGGTAGGGTCTGATGCTGATCCTGTTCCTTGCTTTGGGTTGCTCTGTGGCTTGATTTACAGCATGGGGAAGGATCACCAGCCCATGGACCAAATTAGGCCTGCCAGGGTTAATACGACATCTGGTATGGGGCAGGCAAAGTGTGCTCCCAGCTTGTGTTCAGTGCCATTTAAGTTTGGTGCCAAATGCAAGCCACATGGCTTTGGCCAGGGTCATATCTGCCTGGCATCGCACAATGTTAGCTGAGGGAGGGGAGCGCAAAGGATGGGTTAAATCACTGTACTCCCCATTGCTGGGATCAGGTAACCCATGCTAGCTATTTGCCAAAGCACCAACAGCCCCCGCACTTAAGAGCACAGCTATGTACATGACCAACATTATGTGCAGTTTGGCTCCGATACTCAAGGGTGGTAACTGCCTTCCATAGAACAGCATCTTGAGTATAGGGCTGACAGTTGGGCTTTTCCTTTTTGCACAGTCTTCTTCTGCCCTTCAGAGGCCTAAGCAAGATGCTTGGCTCAAAGGAGGCTGAAAAGAGTGCCTGTCCTCAATAAATTGTTCCCGGTTTATATGCTGAAACAAGGTTTGTCCAGCTGCCAGGATAGCTCTGTGTCTGAAAGGCAGACTGCAGTTTCACAGTGCCTTATGGATGTGGAACTGTAACACAGTATTTCTGCAGCAATGCTACTAAACCACAAAATTTGGGggcggtgatggtggtggtgaaatgCCCTTGCATTAAGAGTACTTTGTTCAGTAACTTGGAGCTCAACATGCTGAAATTTGCAAAGTTGCTGAAAGGACGTGGAGACTTACATTGTGTTCCAAAATGGATCCAAGCACTGGATCTGTGTCCGCTTGTTTTTCCCAGCACAGATCAAAAGCAGATGATGGTGGTGGTCTCAATCCTAAACACACACTCACCAGGAAGTAAGGCCTGCTGAACtccgtggggcttacttctgagaaaaacATCCTTAGGGTTGTGCTGTTGTTTGTACTTGCCCAGTTCACTATTTCACATAGCAAGTCGGAATGCTTACCTTCAAAATTCTGATTTGGGAGTTGGGCTGCAGTCCTTAAtctcccacttacctgggagcaagctccaTTGACTTGCATAGgattcacttctgagtagacgtggtaaggactgcagcctaaaacaGCACAGAGTGCAGAAAAAGTGAAGGAAACACTGCAGAATCTTATTGgatgttctctctttctccccagaaAATCCTCTAGACTTCTTCCTGGGATTCTGCAGTCTCAAAACTGAATGATGAAGCTGCTGTACgctgcccctctcctcctccttgcctttACAGCATTGGAAGCCCGACCGAAAATCTTAGGTAAGCTGCCAGTCAAAAAGATATATATACCGCAAATACCAATTGAATCAGAGCTATATTAAGCATAGCAAGGAGTAGCCAGTGAATTTATTCTCACGAAAGGAACatgattacttctgggttttttgaGGGGTATTCTGCAGCGTGTCCTTGAGTGCACGAGTGTTGGATTTACACTGGACCATGCACACATGGgggaccatgaagctcactgggtgcccttgggccagtcactgccccttagcctaacctacctcgcagggttttttgggggattaaatgaggaggggggcaaaccatgtacgccacccagagctccttagaggaagaaggtggcatacaaatgtgATAAGTAAATAGTaaatcagtctcagccagcatggccaatagtcagggatgatgggagctggagtccagcaaataCTTGGAGGGCCAGATGTTTCCCCCACCTTGGTAGAGAAAGTTGTGAAATGAGATCTCTCTTATTTCCCTCCTCCAGGGACAACAAAGTGTAAGACTGGCCCCCTGGACATTGTCTTTGTGATTGACAGCTCACGCAGCGTCCGCCCCTTTGAGTTCGAGACCATGCGGCGCTTCATGATTGACATCATTCACAACCTGGATATAGGGCCCAACGCCACCCGGGTAGGGGTGATCCAGTATTCCAGCCAGGTCCAGAACGTCTTCTCCCTCAAGTCCTTCTTCACCCGGGCGGACATGGAGAAGGCCATCAACGCCATTGTCCCCTTGGCTCAAGGCACCATGACGGGGCTGGCAATCCAGTATGCCATGAACGTGGCCTTTACCACCCAGGAGGGGGCACGGCCGCTGCACAAGAAGATCCCTCGTGTGGCAGTGATCGTCACTGACGGGCGGCCCCAGGACCGTGTGACGGATGTGGCAGCTCAGGCACGAGCAGCCGGCATTGAAATCTATGCCGTGGGCGTGCAGCGGGCAGACATGAACTCCCTCCGGGCCATGGCTTCTCCCCCACTGGAGGAGCATGTGTTCTTGGTGGAGTCCTTTGACCTCATCCAACAGTTCGGCAAGCAATTCCAGGACAAGCTGTGCGGTGAGTGATGGCGGCAGTGGCAGGGCAGTCAAGCCACCTCCCGTGGCCATTGTTGACATTCAAAAGCGATTCAGTGAGAGATCAGAACATGAGGGGAAAGGTGGCATGTTCCCCCTTCGAGGTTGCCAGGATAGAAGATAGCTCAAGCGTTGTACATGTGTTCTTGCTTCTTGTGTTGCCTGCAACCTgtaatggaggtggagatgcggTGGATGTGAGCCCGTGAATTGATTCACAGTTAATCAAATGCTGGTTTGTCCATCAGTCTGGGCCGCTCTCTGCGAGTTTTGGACAATCTGCCTGCCCCTTTTATAAATGTGAATTTAAAGCAATTGCGAGGGTTTGTCCCTCCATCCATTTTCTTATTAAGTTTTTAAAACATGTTGAAGTGTACATAATGCTCTGGGGATTGCTGCACGTACAAGGGAGCGAGAGACAAAACTGGTTGCATCactggcaccagccaatcagtgtTGTGCACAGCCAGCTTCTGCTACCTGTAATACCATCCCTCACCCGCAATGCAGTGTTTAGCCCGGAGAGAGATATGCTTCCAAACTTCCAAATTGGCCCCACTAACTAAAAACATTACACTGTCTTCACGCTGGTATATCCGTTCTCATGTGTAATGTAAGTGGGCGAACCCTTATTTACCTTGTGTCATCTTGCATCTTCCAGGTGTTGATATGTGCACAGAACTGGATCACGGCTGCCAGCACACTTGTGTCAGTGTCCCAGGCTCCTTCTATTGTCAGTGTAACCCAGGATACAAGCTCAATGCTGATGGAAAGACGTGCTCCAGTAAGTAAGATCAGTACGTTCAGTCAGACAGTTACTAGGGCTGATAAGATGGACAGTAATTCCCCCAGTTCCTAAGCCTAGATTACAATGCAACTTGCACATTGGATGAATTTTATTTTGCAACCGTGTCATTGCTGATCTGCCAACGAGTAATAAGGTTCGACAATGAACCATCTGCATAATGCGGATGCAAGCTGAACATGTGCCGATATGGAAAAAATGTGGCGTTCATTAGCCAACACTGTTTATTCTGTGTAAGAATCCCTTGTAAAACAAGCAGTGCTGGGTGGGAAGGAGACTCAGAAATGGATCTGTAGATAATAGATTCTGCAtagataatagaattgtagaggtggagcGGATCCCAAGGGTCGTCTAATCCAACCTCCTGAAATactggaatcacagctaaagaatctttgacagatgaccatccaacctctgtttaaaaacctccaacgaaggaaaGTTCACCACCTTCTAAGGTGGACAGtagaacagttcttactgtcaagaagttcttcctcatgtttagttggagcctcctttcttgtaacttgaatccattgatctGGATCGTgtccctggagcagcagaaaacaagcttgctcttatCTTGCATGCGACAGCCCTTAAGATGAGATTGCTATCATACCActctcagtcttctccaggctacacattcccaactccctcaaccgttcctcacaaggcttggatTCCAGACTCTTTAACATCTTGTGCAGGAAAGAAATAAGAGAAACAGCTGGATCACTGGACTTCAGCTGGTGGGTTGGGACCCTCATGGATCACTGGCTGGTCCCAGGCGGGTTGCAACAGCAGCACTACcaacatgcaaatatatggtaaaagccTGAGAAGTGTTttcccaaatgcatgttttggttaaaagtgggtcctgagtCTGAAAATGTTAAAGATTCCTGATGACACTTGGGTTCCCATCCCACCCTACAATTTTGCGATTCTGTGAAAGTGAGAATGTGGCTGTGCCTGTGACCTCTTATAAGGATGAGagagaaattggattcagttaACATTTAAGGAGGAACCTACCTAATCTGCAGTTTCCAAAGCAACGTATAAatgaaaacacagccatctttcaacgTTTGCCCTTCTCTGGATTTTGAAATTTAGCTTTCTGGCTAAGCAATGTGTAGAAAAACGCATATCCTGGAGTATAAGGGGAAGTAGTATACGAATGTGCATTGGATTTGggtaaattgctttgcagaaatgcatattttgggcAAAATTTGCATAAGAAAGTGTATATACAGTCATCCTCATGttatggatgcttcaggttatgtgtttttgggttgcggaaGTACTGggatgggttacttctgggttttgccactcgcacatgttcagaagcgctaaatcgtgcctGCGGAGGtgccttcaggatgcgaacactgcgggttgcggacgtgcctccgtcaTGGATCACGtccacaacccgaggttccactgtattaggagaaatcctaacaaaaatgctgatgaattttcacaaagacttcaaaaataaatgaattgcaAAACGAAGaggaaatgtggaggactgaactagaaaaatgagaagccAAAAACCAACAGATCTGCCTACCCCCTAGCTTCTTGTCAACATGAATCGCTGTACCTGATAACCTCTGCTGGTACTTCCAGTGCCCAAGTACGCAAGAGTGGACAAGCCTTACCTATGGCTTTTGTTTGCCCAGTCCATGAcatgtccttttttttttaaacctctgCAGTCATCGATGCCTGTGCTGATGGGAGACACGGCTGCGAGCATCAATGCGTCAGCTCTCTCGGCTCCTACACTTGCCGCTGCCGGACAGGCTATCAGCTCAACCAAGACAAGAAGACATGTAGCAGTGAGTAATCCCCATCTAAGGGCATAAGacgagtcctgctggatcagataagAAACCTCTCTAGATCTGGATCTTCTTTTGCACAGTGGCTGATCAGGTTCCCCACAAGCAAGACTCTCCCCACTGTCGGCCCCCAAGCATCATGATAGATCACATCAcctcttactctctttttctCTAAACGAAAAAGTAAACGAAAAAGCCCCCAACACTGTGGTCGTTCCTGATAGGGGAGTTTCTCCACCCCCCTGTtaattttggctgcccttttctgcctCTGTATTTCATAATATTaggaaatgggtgggtgggtttgtagCTATTAAATGGGAACTGGGATCTAGGAGGAATGGAGGCattttgcaggagggaagagCAATGGGTCCTGATCACCTCAaaagcattccccacccccctctatTTCTTCCAGTGATCAATTTCTGCAACTTCGGCAACCACAGCTGCCAGCATGATTGTGTGAATATCCTCAACGGGTACTATTGTCGCTGCCGCGATGGTTACACCCTGCAGGCGGATGGCAAGTCATGCCAGGGTAAGTGTTGCGTTGTGTTGCTGTGGCAGAGGACACCATATGCATtggtgcgggggaggggggagcaagaaagaaaagcaaacaagtgAGCTAAAACATAGAGTGCAACATCTGGCTATGATTCATTGCCAGGTTTGCCAAATGTCTGTTTTGAAAATGAGGTGGGATGTCTCAAAAGAAGACACCCATAGAGTCGGTGGAAGGGACTGTGATGCACTGGATTTATGGGCTGTGACTTCAGTATAAAACATGTTCCTTAGAGTGCTGGAGAATCCTGGTGACCAACATAACCAAAGGCAATATTGCCTTTCTAATTTgccttagaaccatagaattgtggaattggaagggaccacaagggccatttagtc
It encodes the following:
- the MATN4 gene encoding matrilin-4 translates to MMKLLYAAPLLLLAFTALEARPKILGTTKCKTGPLDIVFVIDSSRSVRPFEFETMRRFMIDIIHNLDIGPNATRVGVIQYSSQVQNVFSLKSFFTRADMEKAINAIVPLAQGTMTGLAIQYAMNVAFTTQEGARPLHKKIPRVAVIVTDGRPQDRVTDVAAQARAAGIEIYAVGVQRADMNSLRAMASPPLEEHVFLVESFDLIQQFGKQFQDKLCGVDMCTELDHGCQHTCVSVPGSFYCQCNPGYKLNADGKTCSIIDACADGRHGCEHQCVSSLGSYTCRCRTGYQLNQDKKTCSMINFCNFGNHSCQHDCVNILNGYYCRCRDGYTLQADGKSCQASDLCNSVEHGCEFKCVSTAGSYHCLCPEGQQLQADKKTCNKCKAGHIDLVLVIDGSKSVRPQNFELVKQFVNQIVDFLDVSPHGTRVGLVQYSSRVRTEFPLNKYTTVADVKKAVQRVQYMEKGTMTGLALKHMLEHSFSEAEGARPLSQNVPRVGLVFTDGRSQDDISEWARRAKESGITMFAVGVGKAVEEELRAIASEPVDQHFSYSADFNTMTNIVDNLKVNICPEEGKGETEFRNPCECEALVQFQTNSLAILEDLTDKIAQMTARIDQLENQVGRK